One window of the Niallia circulans genome contains the following:
- the shc gene encoding squalene--hopene cyclase, whose product MNTIIEIVEKEQHRRIKKLVEHQQRDGSFRFRFQGSLMTDAFYIITIRALNIETEEENIRLLTKTLRTTQEKEGYWKAYRDEPNGHLSATIIAYTALLYSGHYTKDDKQMKKARSFIIKNGGLAKAHFMIKWMLSVNGLYPWSHMIYIPMTFLLMPTFQPINFYQFSAYARIHFIPMLIASNKKFTLQPKAKLDDLFVRDMALYPSYEYLENERSPLTFLWKEMKRIGKFPAYLHHLGFQYGEKYMLDRLEEDGTLYSYASATFFMIYALLALGYKKDSPVINKAVSGLSSLIDKRGEISHLENSTSTVWDTGLISYTLQQAGMSSESIPLKKATKYLLTKQHTKKGDWQVHNPRAEPGGWGFSDINTNNPDNDDTSAVLRALTAATAKNPTVHQAWLKGTNYLLSMQNRDGGWGAFEKNTDWEILKLVPIENAKDAAVDPSTADLTGRVLEYLGNFAHLRYTHPHIKLAVDWLIDNQVKNGSWYGRWGVCYIYGTWAALTGLTAVGMSLNHPTIKKAVTWLKRIQHSNGGWGESCQSCEKLTYVPLPFSTESQTAWAVDALIAAGEGASSEVKRGIQYLLEEKRENHAITYPTGIGLPTQFYIYYHSYNHIFPLLALSHYRNDILNKPAN is encoded by the coding sequence TTGAATACAATTATCGAAATAGTTGAAAAAGAGCAACATAGACGGATAAAGAAACTTGTTGAACATCAACAGCGAGATGGATCTTTTCGATTCCGTTTTCAAGGCAGCTTAATGACAGATGCTTTTTATATCATTACGATTAGAGCTTTAAATATCGAAACCGAAGAAGAAAACATCCGTCTTTTGACTAAAACACTGCGTACAACCCAGGAGAAAGAAGGGTATTGGAAGGCATATCGGGATGAGCCAAATGGTCATTTATCAGCAACCATTATTGCATATACTGCCCTTCTATACTCTGGCCATTATACGAAAGACGATAAGCAGATGAAGAAGGCAAGATCATTTATTATAAAAAATGGCGGTTTAGCGAAAGCTCATTTTATGATAAAATGGATGCTTTCCGTCAATGGTTTATACCCATGGTCCCATATGATATACATTCCGATGACATTTTTATTGATGCCAACGTTTCAGCCTATTAACTTCTACCAATTCAGTGCCTATGCCCGGATTCACTTCATTCCTATGTTAATAGCATCCAATAAAAAATTTACCCTTCAGCCAAAAGCAAAGCTAGATGATTTATTTGTAAGAGATATGGCTCTTTATCCCTCTTACGAATACCTAGAAAATGAGCGGTCACCCCTTACCTTCCTGTGGAAAGAAATGAAAAGAATCGGCAAATTCCCAGCCTATCTTCACCATTTAGGGTTTCAATATGGTGAAAAATATATGCTGGATCGACTTGAAGAAGATGGAACGCTTTACAGTTATGCCAGTGCCACTTTCTTTATGATCTATGCCCTGCTTGCCCTTGGCTATAAGAAAGACTCACCTGTTATTAACAAAGCAGTTTCTGGTCTCTCCTCTCTTATTGATAAAAGAGGGGAAATCAGCCACCTAGAAAATTCTACCAGCACCGTTTGGGATACAGGGTTAATTAGCTATACATTACAACAAGCGGGCATGTCTTCAGAATCTATTCCGTTAAAAAAAGCAACGAAATATCTTCTAACAAAACAACATACAAAAAAAGGTGATTGGCAGGTTCATAATCCTCGTGCAGAACCCGGCGGATGGGGATTTTCTGACATCAACACTAATAATCCAGATAATGATGATACCTCAGCTGTTCTACGTGCCTTAACCGCCGCTACTGCAAAAAATCCAACTGTTCATCAAGCTTGGCTAAAGGGCACAAACTATTTGCTGTCCATGCAAAACAGAGATGGCGGGTGGGGCGCCTTTGAAAAAAATACGGATTGGGAAATACTCAAACTCGTTCCTATTGAAAACGCCAAAGATGCAGCAGTAGATCCATCTACCGCTGACTTAACAGGAAGAGTTCTAGAATACTTAGGTAATTTTGCACATCTGCGTTATACACATCCTCATATAAAACTGGCTGTAGACTGGTTAATCGATAATCAAGTGAAAAATGGCTCTTGGTATGGCAGATGGGGGGTCTGTTATATTTACGGTACATGGGCTGCCCTTACAGGTTTAACAGCTGTTGGTATGTCTTTAAATCATCCAACAATCAAAAAGGCAGTCACTTGGCTGAAGAGAATTCAACATTCAAATGGCGGATGGGGAGAATCCTGTCAAAGCTGTGAAAAACTAACGTATGTGCCGCTACCGTTTAGCACGGAATCACAAACAGCTTGGGCTGTCGATGCTTTAATCGCAGCAGGAGAAGGAGCAAGCAGTGAAGTAAAAAGGGGCATACAATATTTATTAGAAGAAAAAAGGGAGAACCATGCCATTACTTATCCAACAGGAATCGGCTTACCTACTCAATTCTATATTTACTATCATAGTTATAATCATATTTTTCCATTACTTGCGCTATCCCATTATAGAAATGACATCCTAAACAAGCCGGCAAATTAA
- the aspS gene encoding aspartate--tRNA(Asn) ligase, producing MESSKRVLISECEQYVGKEVVLKGWVKKIRQLGKVGFLLLRDRTGTIQCVLEQEQNQLKIETESVVRVAGVLVDTEKTANGVELQVRELTILAEAGPLPFEINKNQVKVGLDHVLNHRVLSLRHEEINAIFTIQSMFVKGFTEFLTTEGFTRIFTPKIVSQGAEGGANVFTFNYFEKHAYLAQSPQFYKQMMVGAGFERVFEIAPVYRAEEHNSSRHLNEYISLDVEIGFIDNVEEVMEIERQVLQYTFQYVKEHCPNQLDLLKVEIPELNNIPKMTLEEAQQLLKDKYQKSSPEGDLNTEGEKYIGRYIKDKYGSDFVFITNYPRTTRPMYTMPNKENPALTDSFDLLYKGSEITSGGQRIHCQTELIESFKEKGLNPSEFTAYIDSFAYGMPPHGGFGIGLERIIMKFLNLGNIREASAFPRDCDRLIP from the coding sequence ATGGAATCTTCAAAAAGGGTACTCATCTCTGAATGCGAACAGTATGTTGGAAAGGAAGTAGTATTAAAGGGCTGGGTAAAGAAAATCCGTCAGCTCGGAAAAGTTGGTTTCTTGTTATTGAGAGATCGCACGGGAACGATTCAATGTGTCCTTGAGCAAGAGCAGAATCAACTGAAGATAGAGACAGAAAGTGTTGTTCGGGTGGCTGGAGTTCTTGTTGATACGGAAAAAACAGCAAATGGAGTAGAGCTTCAAGTAAGGGAATTAACGATTCTAGCGGAAGCTGGCCCGTTGCCATTCGAAATTAATAAGAACCAAGTAAAGGTAGGATTAGATCATGTATTAAACCACCGAGTTCTATCATTAAGACATGAGGAAATAAATGCAATTTTTACGATTCAATCTATGTTTGTAAAAGGTTTTACAGAGTTCCTAACTACCGAAGGCTTTACGCGAATTTTTACACCGAAAATTGTTTCACAGGGAGCAGAAGGCGGGGCTAATGTTTTTACCTTTAACTATTTTGAGAAGCATGCTTATTTAGCGCAATCCCCTCAATTTTATAAACAAATGATGGTGGGCGCTGGGTTTGAACGAGTGTTTGAAATTGCACCTGTATATAGGGCAGAAGAGCATAATTCATCTAGACACTTAAATGAATATATTTCCCTAGATGTTGAAATCGGTTTTATTGACAACGTGGAAGAAGTAATGGAGATCGAAAGGCAGGTTCTTCAATATACTTTCCAGTATGTAAAGGAGCATTGTCCAAACCAGTTAGATTTATTAAAGGTCGAAATACCGGAATTGAATAATATACCAAAAATGACATTAGAGGAGGCACAGCAGCTATTAAAGGATAAGTATCAGAAGAGCTCTCCTGAAGGGGATTTAAATACAGAAGGAGAAAAATATATTGGAAGGTATATAAAAGATAAGTATGGAAGCGATTTTGTATTTATAACAAACTATCCAAGAACTACGAGACCAATGTATACAATGCCAAATAAAGAAAATCCAGCTTTAACTGATTCCTTTGACCTTTTATATAAAGGCAGTGAAATTACTTCAGGTGGACAGAGGATTCATTGTCAAACGGAACTGATAGAGTCTTTTAAGGAGAAAGGACTAAATCCAAGTGAGTTTACAGCCTATATCGATTCCTTCGCTTATGGAATGCCACCACACGGAGGATTTGGAATTGGCTTAGAACGTATCATCATGAAGTTTCTAAATTTAGGAAACATCCGCGAAGCAAGTGCTTTTCCAAGAGACTGTGATAGACTTATTCCTTAG
- a CDS encoding SMP-30/gluconolactonase/LRE family protein, whose translation MHDEVELVLDAKAELGEGPCWDFRNNLLYWVDIEGKKVHMYNHISGKHKQIQLEREVSAIIPCSKKDTEFIVTLDNGFHLLNIETGQLEFMTDPEKELTRNRFNDGKCDAKGRLWAGTMSREDKKEAALYCLGKDGRCKEKMSDLTISNGMAWTSDNKYFYHIDTPTQIITQYEYELETGELGRAKQIIDFSEEEGFPDGMTIDSAGMLWVAHYGGGKVSRWNPDNGEKLEEILLPVPNVTSCTFGGKKLDELYITTARSGLDDEKLNEHPQSGGLFKVKLGIKGVKTYLYQN comes from the coding sequence ATGCATGATGAAGTAGAATTAGTGCTTGATGCTAAAGCAGAGCTAGGGGAAGGCCCATGCTGGGATTTCAGGAATAATCTCTTATATTGGGTAGATATTGAAGGGAAAAAAGTACATATGTATAACCATATCTCTGGTAAGCATAAACAAATTCAACTCGAACGCGAAGTATCAGCCATTATCCCTTGTAGTAAAAAAGATACGGAATTTATTGTTACATTAGATAACGGTTTTCATCTTTTAAATATAGAAACAGGACAGCTAGAATTCATGACGGATCCAGAGAAGGAATTAACACGAAATCGATTTAATGATGGCAAGTGCGATGCTAAAGGGCGATTGTGGGCAGGAACGATGAGCAGGGAGGATAAGAAAGAGGCAGCCCTTTATTGTCTCGGAAAAGATGGCAGGTGCAAGGAGAAGATGAGTGATTTAACTATTTCAAATGGAATGGCATGGACAAGTGATAATAAATACTTTTACCATATTGATACACCTACCCAAATTATCACTCAATATGAATATGAATTAGAAACAGGAGAGCTAGGGAGGGCAAAACAGATTATTGATTTTTCTGAGGAAGAAGGATTTCCAGATGGCATGACGATTGATAGCGCAGGAATGCTATGGGTTGCTCATTATGGTGGAGGAAAAGTGTCGAGATGGAATCCCGATAATGGTGAAAAATTAGAGGAAATACTTTTGCCAGTCCCAAATGTGACTTCTTGTACATTCGGGGGGAAAAAGCTGGATGAATTATATATAACCACAGCACGATCTGGTTTAGATGATGAGAAGTTAAATGAGCATCCACAATCAGGAGGACTATTCAAAGTGAAGTTAGGTATAAAAGGCGTCAAGACTTACTTATATCAGAACTGA
- a CDS encoding SulP family inorganic anion transporter gives MIEKIKREWFSNIRGDILSGMVVALALIPEAIAFSIIAGVDPMLGLYASFTMAVVISFTGGRPGMISAATGAMALLMGPLVRDYGLEYLFAATILTGIIQIIFGVLKIAKLMKFIPRAVMIGFVNALAILIFMAQVPHLVNVTSITYLFVIITLLIVYILPRFIKVIPAPLIAIIILTAVAIFGNVNVATVGDLGKITQSLPTFFLPNVPFSFETLAIIFPYALALSIVGLLESLLTSSIVDDATDTESNKNREARGQGIANIVTGFFGGMAGCAMIGQSVINVKSGGRGRLSTFVAGVFLMFLIMVLGSLVVQIPMPVLVGIMIMVCIGTFDWSSFKYLVNAPKADALVMLVTVIIVVATDNLSLGVIAGVLLSAVFFAAKISHVKVHRQERTNEEHYAVEGQLFFASVDSFIKAFDTSITNKQISIDFTHSHVWDDSAVGAIDKIALKLKENQNTVIMTGLNSASQKIVDKLTVFQNPNAKVSDH, from the coding sequence TTGATTGAAAAGATAAAAAGGGAATGGTTTTCAAATATCCGCGGGGATATTTTATCAGGAATGGTTGTTGCCTTAGCGCTAATACCAGAGGCAATTGCCTTTTCTATTATCGCTGGAGTAGATCCGATGCTCGGATTATATGCTTCCTTTACAATGGCTGTAGTTATTTCGTTTACAGGTGGAAGACCTGGGATGATTTCAGCAGCTACAGGGGCAATGGCACTATTAATGGGACCATTAGTCAGAGATTACGGATTGGAATATTTATTTGCTGCTACGATTCTAACTGGTATTATTCAAATTATTTTTGGCGTATTAAAAATAGCCAAGCTGATGAAGTTTATTCCAAGAGCCGTGATGATTGGCTTTGTTAATGCTTTAGCCATCCTTATTTTTATGGCTCAAGTTCCACATCTTGTTAACGTAACAAGTATAACTTATTTATTCGTTATTATTACATTATTAATTGTATATATCTTGCCAAGATTTATAAAGGTAATTCCAGCACCGCTGATCGCTATTATTATTTTAACGGCTGTTGCTATTTTTGGAAATGTTAATGTTGCTACTGTTGGTGATTTGGGAAAAATTACACAGTCCTTACCAACGTTCTTTCTTCCAAATGTGCCGTTTTCTTTTGAAACATTAGCGATTATTTTTCCTTATGCATTGGCTTTATCTATTGTCGGCCTACTGGAATCCTTATTAACATCTTCTATCGTAGATGATGCAACCGATACAGAAAGCAATAAAAATAGAGAAGCAAGAGGGCAGGGAATCGCTAATATTGTGACAGGATTCTTCGGCGGTATGGCTGGCTGTGCAATGATTGGTCAATCTGTCATTAATGTAAAATCGGGAGGAAGAGGCAGATTATCTACCTTTGTTGCCGGTGTCTTTCTTATGTTTTTGATTATGGTATTAGGCAGTCTCGTTGTACAGATTCCAATGCCAGTATTAGTCGGCATTATGATTATGGTTTGTATCGGCACCTTTGACTGGTCTTCCTTCAAATATCTCGTGAATGCACCAAAGGCAGATGCCCTAGTCATGCTTGTGACAGTCATTATTGTGGTTGCAACCGATAATTTATCCCTTGGCGTCATTGCTGGAGTTCTGTTAAGTGCGGTCTTTTTCGCAGCGAAGATTTCCCATGTTAAGGTGCATAGGCAAGAAAGAACGAATGAAGAGCACTATGCAGTGGAAGGTCAATTATTCTTCGCATCTGTTGACAGCTTTATTAAAGCATTTGATACTTCCATTACCAACAAACAAATTTCCATCGACTTTACCCATTCTCATGTTTGGGATGATTCTGCAGTTGGTGCGATTGATAAAATCGCTTTAAAGTTAAAAGAAAACCAGAATACAGTAATAATGACAGGGTTAAATTCCGCTAGTCAAAAGATAGTGGATAAGCTTACTGTATTTCAAAACCCCAATGCAAAAGTATCTGATCACTAA
- a CDS encoding recombinase family protein, with the protein MKYGYIRPTIADIHCEQQFKILKPICEQVYKEEHDSAKNRTKLLELLSCLSKGDKIVVVQLFAIADSSRHLMEILDILEKKGAYLQTIKEEIDTERTKEYSLSEMLSHLIEFQNEIIRERTKKGMEYAKQHGKTSGRPRKADENVKKAIEMYQSKKYTLKDIKEETGISKSTLYRYLEN; encoded by the coding sequence ATGAAATATGGCTATATTCGCCCTACCATCGCAGATATTCACTGCGAGCAGCAGTTTAAAATACTAAAACCTATATGTGAGCAAGTGTATAAAGAAGAACACGATTCGGCAAAAAATAGAACAAAGCTATTGGAATTGTTGTCGTGTCTTTCCAAGGGAGACAAGATTGTGGTGGTGCAATTATTCGCGATTGCAGACTCGAGTAGACATCTGATGGAGATATTAGATATCCTTGAGAAGAAAGGTGCCTATTTACAGACGATTAAGGAAGAGATTGATACAGAAAGAACAAAAGAATATTCATTGTCCGAAATGCTGTCCCATTTAATAGAATTCCAGAATGAAATTATTCGCGAAAGAACCAAAAAAGGGATGGAGTATGCGAAACAGCATGGGAAAACAAGTGGCAGACCTAGAAAAGCCGATGAGAATGTAAAAAAAGCAATCGAGATGTATCAGTCAAAAAAATATACCTTGAAAGATATAAAAGAAGAAACAGGGATAAGTAAGTCTACTTTATATAGGTATTTGGAGAATTAG
- a CDS encoding helix-turn-helix domain-containing protein — protein MIDSRKIGAYISKLRKEKDLTQVELADKLNISHQAISKWERGESLPDITTIPVIAHVFDVSIDLLMNAGVDKMDHSKQLGKIVQHLSEDKPEEVAHLINSGSAQVNELVDIAPIIKSSQLSKVSKKMNTNVWDVDSIVHLAPFLQTEALDELVIEAAKKAIDCKLIQRIAPFVSAHTLNTIADQLLNKSTEPMELLDLAPFLEEEYLNDMLLKVSTGKITWRFITEMAPFVSDTALSALVLQEMKNPLNEEKILPLAPFLEEETIDQLILIAGGRGSWTFIQKMVPFIGEETLNTLVDKAVDGDIELKELSELAPFLEEEAIERLLARIDPNRLSPEFLAKLAPFMGESSLGNMVKQLLKTK, from the coding sequence ATGATTGATTCACGAAAAATTGGTGCTTATATATCTAAACTAAGAAAAGAAAAAGATCTTACCCAAGTAGAGTTAGCAGATAAATTAAATATTAGTCATCAAGCGATATCAAAATGGGAAAGAGGCGAGTCCCTTCCAGATATTACAACCATTCCTGTTATTGCACATGTATTTGATGTATCTATTGACCTCTTAATGAATGCAGGGGTTGATAAAATGGATCATTCTAAACAGTTAGGAAAAATCGTGCAGCATTTATCGGAGGATAAACCAGAAGAAGTTGCTCATTTAATCAATTCAGGATCCGCACAAGTAAATGAGCTTGTCGATATCGCTCCTATTATTAAATCTAGTCAGCTTAGTAAAGTATCAAAAAAGATGAATACCAATGTTTGGGATGTAGATTCCATCGTCCACCTAGCTCCTTTTTTACAAACAGAAGCATTAGATGAACTAGTTATAGAAGCAGCGAAAAAAGCAATCGATTGTAAGCTGATACAGCGTATTGCCCCTTTTGTGTCTGCACATACATTAAACACAATAGCTGATCAGTTACTTAATAAATCCACTGAACCAATGGAGTTATTGGATCTAGCGCCATTCTTAGAGGAAGAATACTTGAATGATATGCTCCTAAAAGTAAGCACAGGCAAGATAACATGGAGGTTCATTACGGAAATGGCTCCATTCGTAAGCGACACAGCTCTAAGTGCGCTTGTTTTACAAGAAATGAAGAATCCTTTAAATGAGGAAAAGATTCTGCCATTAGCCCCCTTTTTAGAAGAAGAAACCATTGATCAATTGATTTTGATTGCAGGTGGAAGAGGAAGCTGGACTTTCATCCAAAAGATGGTCCCATTTATAGGAGAAGAAACATTAAATACGCTGGTGGATAAAGCAGTAGATGGTGACATAGAATTAAAGGAGCTTTCTGAGCTGGCACCTTTTTTAGAGGAAGAGGCGATCGAACGATTACTAGCTCGCATTGACCCTAACAGGCTTTCTCCAGAATTCCTAGCGAAACTGGCTCCGTTTATGGGAGAAAGCTCTTTAGGCAACATGGTTAAACAGTTGCTAAAAACAAAATAA
- a CDS encoding 6-phospho-alpha-glucosidase, with product MKTFKLAVAGGGSTYTPGIIRSLMDRLEDLPLSEIRFYDIDGERQAKVVVAAKAVIEEYTDKIKVIDTTDPQTAFEDVDFVFAQMRVGKYAMRELDEKIPLFHNVVGQETCGPGGLAYGLRTIAPMIELIDYVEKYAKETAWIVNYSNPASIVAEGVRKLRPNSRVLNICDMPVATMRNIAAILGVEREELEVDYFGLNHFGWFTSIKVDGVERLPEIREHVYKYGLLTEDISKIDYRHADSSWIKTFKNIKLIMDHFPEYLPNPYLQYYLFPDHIVETSNKEYTRANEVMDGREKTLFETVKKYEETGILEDSFAVGVHGTFIVDVTVSLAQNLGKRYLVMVENNGTIPNLPADAMIEVPALITSNGPKPEFVGDIPYFYKAMIDQQLASEKILVEAIVEGSYEKALQAFTLNKTLPSAKVAKAVLDDLIEANKEYWPTLTKEYKEGVLV from the coding sequence ATGAAAACATTTAAATTAGCAGTTGCAGGTGGAGGAAGCACTTATACACCAGGAATTATCCGTAGTCTTATGGATCGTCTAGAGGATCTGCCTCTATCTGAAATTCGTTTCTACGATATTGACGGAGAAAGACAAGCAAAAGTAGTTGTGGCTGCTAAAGCTGTTATTGAGGAATATACAGATAAAATTAAAGTCATTGATACAACAGATCCACAAACAGCATTTGAGGATGTAGACTTTGTCTTTGCCCAAATGAGAGTTGGAAAATATGCGATGCGTGAACTCGATGAGAAGATCCCTCTTTTCCATAACGTAGTCGGACAAGAAACCTGTGGTCCTGGCGGATTAGCTTATGGACTTAGAACGATTGCACCAATGATCGAATTAATCGATTATGTAGAAAAATATGCGAAAGAAACTGCATGGATTGTAAACTACTCTAACCCGGCATCCATTGTGGCAGAAGGAGTACGCAAATTACGACCAAATTCAAGAGTCCTAAATATTTGCGATATGCCGGTAGCAACTATGCGTAATATTGCCGCAATCCTTGGAGTAGAAAGAGAAGAATTAGAAGTAGACTATTTCGGTTTAAACCACTTTGGCTGGTTTACAAGCATTAAAGTGGATGGTGTGGAAAGATTGCCAGAGATTCGCGAGCATGTCTATAAATACGGTTTACTGACAGAAGATATTTCTAAAATTGACTATCGTCATGCCGATTCTTCTTGGATTAAAACCTTTAAGAACATTAAACTAATCATGGATCATTTTCCAGAATATCTGCCAAACCCGTATTTACAATACTATCTGTTCCCAGATCATATTGTCGAGACTTCTAATAAAGAATATACCCGTGCGAATGAAGTAATGGATGGTCGTGAAAAAACTCTATTTGAAACAGTGAAGAAATATGAAGAGACTGGTATTTTAGAAGACTCCTTCGCGGTTGGTGTACACGGAACATTTATTGTAGATGTAACCGTATCACTTGCGCAAAATTTAGGAAAAAGATATTTAGTTATGGTAGAAAACAACGGCACGATTCCAAACCTGCCTGCTGATGCAATGATTGAAGTGCCTGCACTTATTACAAGTAACGGTCCTAAGCCTGAATTCGTGGGAGATATTCCTTACTTCTATAAAGCAATGATTGACCAGCAATTAGCATCTGAAAAGATCTTAGTTGAAGCAATTGTGGAAGGCTCCTACGAAAAGGCATTACAGGCTTTCACTTTAAATAAAACTTTACCATCAGCTAAAGTAGCTAAAGCAGTCCTTGATGATTTAATTGAAGCAAATAAAGAATACTGGCCAACCTTAACAAAAGAATATAAAGAAGGCGTACTAGTATAA
- a CDS encoding PTS transporter subunit EIIC — translation MKKVVNGLQLFGKSLFAPILILPIIGLFIAFGNVFGNGNLAQYIPFLEHPYIQNTGKFISSSAVSILQNLALIFAVGIPIGLAKKDKGYAALTGLVTFVIFINAMHQVLSLTGSLVAPEEMQLAGQAMVLNVQVLEMGVFSGILLGALVGILHNKYCDTEFKGVMAIYSGHRFVAILAIPSAMILGAIAAEFWPFVQDGITAVASGIKNLGVFGLLIYGFLERILIPTGLHHLVYTPFLYTELGGVAHIGNEIIYGARNIYFAEMADSSIKVLSSTVNWDARGLSKMFGLMGAALAMYVTADKKKKTIAKAILLPAAFTSFLLGVTEPLEFAFLFTAPILFVLHAVLSGVGMMLLSIFHVHAIGANGFIDFLLYNLPLGTTKSNWPMFILVGLLMAAIYFLLFRFLILKLNLKTPGREEDTDTVTETSETANAEAAASGTTRNGSPSALGATIVNALGGKANIENVDNCYTRLRLILKDPNAVDEQTLKQTGSKGIIKSGNNVQVVYGLNVKSVRDQVDQQLGGI, via the coding sequence ATGAAAAAGGTCGTAAATGGTCTTCAGCTATTCGGGAAATCCTTATTCGCACCAATTCTCATTCTACCGATTATCGGATTATTTATCGCATTTGGAAATGTTTTCGGAAACGGAAACTTAGCACAATATATCCCGTTTCTAGAACATCCATATATCCAAAATACAGGGAAATTTATTTCTTCTTCTGCTGTATCGATTTTACAAAACCTTGCTTTAATCTTTGCTGTCGGCATTCCGATTGGCTTAGCTAAAAAAGATAAAGGATATGCTGCCTTAACTGGGCTAGTTACCTTCGTTATTTTCATAAATGCCATGCATCAAGTGTTAAGTCTGACTGGAAGCTTAGTAGCACCAGAGGAAATGCAGCTAGCTGGTCAAGCAATGGTATTAAATGTTCAGGTATTAGAAATGGGGGTTTTCTCCGGAATTCTTCTCGGTGCTCTAGTTGGTATCTTGCACAATAAGTACTGTGACACAGAATTCAAAGGGGTTATGGCCATTTACTCAGGACATCGCTTTGTTGCTATTTTAGCCATTCCTAGTGCCATGATTTTAGGAGCGATTGCTGCAGAATTTTGGCCATTTGTACAAGATGGCATTACAGCTGTTGCAAGCGGCATTAAAAATTTAGGAGTATTTGGATTACTTATTTATGGATTCTTAGAAAGAATCTTAATCCCGACCGGTCTTCATCACTTAGTCTATACTCCATTCCTATATACAGAACTAGGTGGAGTAGCCCATATTGGAAACGAAATTATCTACGGAGCGAGAAATATCTACTTTGCTGAAATGGCAGACTCAAGCATTAAAGTACTAAGCAGTACCGTTAACTGGGATGCTCGTGGCCTAAGTAAAATGTTTGGCCTGATGGGTGCAGCTTTAGCCATGTATGTAACAGCAGATAAAAAGAAGAAAACAATCGCAAAAGCCATTCTTCTTCCGGCAGCCTTTACTTCCTTTTTACTAGGAGTAACAGAGCCATTAGAATTTGCCTTTCTGTTCACAGCACCAATCTTGTTTGTGTTACATGCTGTACTTTCAGGTGTGGGAATGATGCTCTTAAGTATCTTTCATGTTCATGCGATTGGCGCTAATGGCTTTATTGACTTCCTGCTATATAACTTGCCGCTTGGTACGACGAAATCAAACTGGCCAATGTTTATCTTAGTAGGATTATTAATGGCAGCTATCTATTTCCTACTTTTCCGCTTCTTAATTCTTAAATTAAATTTAAAAACACCGGGTCGCGAAGAAGATACAGATACAGTTACAGAAACAAGTGAGACAGCAAATGCAGAAGCAGCAGCATCGGGTACTACAAGAAATGGCTCCCCTTCTGCTTTAGGTGCAACTATTGTCAATGCATTAGGTGGAAAAGCGAATATTGAAAATGTCGATAATTGCTATACAAGATTGCGCTTAATTTTGAAAGATCCAAATGCAGTAGATGAACAAACATTAAAACAAACAGGCTCAAAAGGCATTATCAAGTCTGGTAATAATGTTCAAGTTGTTTATGGCTTAAATGTGAAATCAGTTCGAGACCAAGTTGACCAACAATTAGGAGGTATTTAA